A section of the Negativicutes bacterium genome encodes:
- a CDS encoding YitT family protein, whose translation MQEVGFLTSRKKTKMDYVKKYSLIFLGAIITAIGLEIFLIPNNIIDGGIVGISIMASYLTKQPIGLFLVLFNLPFLYLGYKQIGKTFTISTLFAIISLAYWTTQFGPILKITEDLFLAAVFGGLCLGVGVGLIIRYGGSLDGTEIVAIIMDKRCGFSVGEIVMFMNIFILSSAGFIFGLDKAMYSIVTYFIAAKVIDVVIQGVDESKGVMIVTDEWQEISDAIMARLGRGVTILHGEGGYSGDPKKVLYCVITRLEVEKLKGIVSEKDDNAFVTINEVHDVIGGRFKKKAIH comes from the coding sequence ATGCAGGAGGTTGGTTTTTTGACGAGTAGAAAGAAAACAAAAATGGATTATGTAAAAAAATATTCTTTAATATTTTTAGGGGCAATTATTACTGCAATTGGCTTGGAAATATTTTTGATACCTAATAATATTATTGATGGTGGCATTGTCGGAATATCAATTATGGCTAGTTATTTAACAAAACAGCCTATCGGATTATTTTTGGTACTGTTTAACTTACCGTTTTTGTATTTAGGCTATAAACAGATTGGTAAAACTTTTACGATTTCCACATTGTTTGCCATAATATCATTAGCGTATTGGACAACACAATTTGGACCGATTTTAAAAATTACCGAGGACTTGTTTTTAGCAGCAGTTTTTGGTGGTTTGTGCTTAGGGGTAGGAGTAGGCTTAATTATTCGCTATGGTGGCTCTTTAGATGGCACGGAAATTGTAGCGATTATTATGGATAAGCGTTGTGGTTTTTCGGTGGGTGAAATTGTAATGTTTATGAATATATTTATTTTAAGCAGTGCCGGTTTTATTTTTGGGTTAGACAAAGCGATGTATTCTATCGTAACCTATTTTATTGCGGCAAAAGTTATTGATGTCGTTATTCAAGGGGTCGATGAGTCCAAAGGGGTTATGATTGTCACTGATGAGTGGCAAGAAATCAGTGATGCTATTATGGCTCGGCTTGGTCGTGGCGTAACCATCTTGCATGGTGAAGGTGGTTATAGTGGTGACCCGAAAAAAGTTTTGTATTGTGTTATTACAAGGTTAGAAGTTGAAAAGTTAAAAGGTATCGTTAGTGAAAAAGATGATAATGCCTTTGTAACAATTAATGAAGTCCACGATGTTATTGGTGGCAGATTTAAGAAAAAAGCAATTCATTAA